The proteins below come from a single Triticum aestivum cultivar Chinese Spring chromosome 5D, IWGSC CS RefSeq v2.1, whole genome shotgun sequence genomic window:
- the LOC123124462 gene encoding respiratory burst oxidase homolog protein B, with the protein MERNGNAIAGPPPEENKGADGKSGSRRSTRFKEENEYVEVTLDVGADDAVAVQGVRAAGETPDAALLPRSGGLSSRLKAELRRIASAKRGGSDNAPASQRRLDRSMTGAARALRGLHFLNQSVVTRGSWPEVEKRFDRLAVDGLLLRSRFGQCIGMVGSEEFAAQMYDALARRRGIVAQVLTKDELREFWEQLSDPGFDAKLQTFFDMVDKNADGRITEEELKEVLTLTASANKLTKILERVDEYTALIMEELDPDQLGYIELATLESLLLLPPSQAPTSLVAHSSNISQLISQRLVPARDANPLRRGVTATRYFLEDNWKRVWVMALWLSINAGLFAWKFYAYRRHPTFDVMGYCVCVAKGGAETTKFNMALILLPVCRNTITWLRSRTSLGAAVPFNDNINFHKVVAGGVAVGVALHGVTHLTCDFPRLLRATDEAYEPMKRYFGQARVPDYWWFVRGVEGVTGVIMVLLMAVAYTLAHPRFRRSKLGAGNPLKRLSGFNMFWYSHHLFVVVYVALVVHGVCLYINRTWYKQTTWMYLAVPVLLYAGERLLRALRSHGLTTVRIEKVAVYPGNVIAIHMSKPHGFRYRSGQYIYVNCGEVSPFEWHPFTITSAPGDDYLSMHIRCRGDWTSRFRAIFSQICRPPSAGQSGLLRADFTSMVEHNANAKFPRLLIDGPYGAPAQDYRKYDVLLLIGLGIGATPLISIVKDVLNNVHRQDGDEGFMTKRVYFYWCTREEGSFEWFRGVMNEVAERDAAGEESVVELHNHCTSVYEEGDARSAMVVMLQALHHAKSGVDVVSGTRVRTHFARPCWRDVFKRVACDHQGQRVGVFYCGDQKLTPELRRLSQDFSHRTTTKFVFHKENF; encoded by the exons ATGGAGAGGAACGGCAATGCCATTGCCGGGCCACCGCCGGAAGAGAACAAGGGCGCGGACGGCAAGAGCGGGAGCCGGCGGAGCACGCGGTTCAAGGAGGAGAACGAGTACGTGGAGGTCACGCTCGACGTCGGGGCCGACGACGCGGTGGCCGTCCAGGGCGTCAGGGCCGCCGGCGAGACGCCCGACGCGGCGCTGCTGCCCCGGAGTGGCGGCCTGTCCTCGAGGCTCAAGGCCGAGCTGAGGCGCATCGCGTCGGCCAAGCGTGGGGGCAGCGACAACGCGCCGGCGAGCCAGCGCCGGCTGGACCGGAGCATGACCGGCGCCGCGCGCGCGCTCAGGGGCCTCCACttcctcaaccagagcgtggtcacgcGGGGCAGCTGGCCTGAGGTGGAGAAGCGGTTCGACCGCCTCGCCGTCGACGGCCTGCTCCTCAGATCACGCTTCGGCCAGTGCATTG GGATGGTTGGGTCGGAGGAGTTCGCGGCGCAGATGTACGACGCGCTTGCAAGGCGAAGGGGGATCGTTGCTCAGGTGCTGACCAAGGATGAGCTGAGGGAGTTCTGGGAGCAGCTCTCCGATCCAGGCTTTGATGCCAAGCTCCAGACTTTCTTTGACAT GGTTGACAAGAATGCAGACGGTCGGATCACCGAAGAGGAGCTCAAAGAG GTCCTCACTCTGACGGCCTCCGCGAACAAGCTCACCAAAATCCTGGAGCGCGTCGACGAGTACACTGCGTTGATCATGGAGGAGCTCGACCCCGACCAGCTCGGCTACATCGAG CTTGCGACACTGGAGTCCCTGCTGCTGCTGCCCCCTTCCCAGGCGCCGACGAGCCTGGTGGCGCACAGCTCCAACATCAGCCAGCTCATCAGCCAGAGGCTGGTGCCGGCGCGGGACGCGAACCCGCTCCGGCGGGGCGTCACGGCGACGCGCTACTTCCTGGAGGACAACTGGAAGCGCGTGTGGGTGATGGCGCTGTGGCTGTCcatcaacgccggcctcttcgcctggaAGTTCTACGCGTACCGCCGCCACCCGACGTTCGACGTGATGGGCTACTGCGTGTGCGTGGCCAAGGGCGGCGCCGAGACCACCAAGTTCAACATGGCCCTCATCCTCCTCCCCGTGTGCCGCAACACCATCACCTGGCTCCGCTCCCGGACCAGCCTCGGCGCCGCCGTGCCCTTCAACGACAACATCAACTTCCACAAGGTGGTGGCCGGGGGCGTGGCCGTCGGCGTGGCGCTGCACGGGGTGACCCACCTCACGTGCGACTTCCCGCGCCTGCTCCGCGCCACCGACGAGGCGTACGAGCCGATGAAGCGCTACTTCGGGCAGGCGAGGGTCCCGGACTACTGGTGGTTCGTGCGGGGCGTGGAGGGCGTCACCGGCGTCATCATGGTGCTGCTCATGGCCGTCGCCTacacgctggcgcacccgcggttCCGCCGGAGCAAGCTCGGCGCGGGGAACCCGCTCAAGAGGCTCAGCGGCTTCAACATGTTCTGGTACTCCCACCACCTCTTCGTCGTCGTCTACGTCGCCTTGGTCGTCCACGGCGTCTGCCTCTACATCAACCGGACGTGGTACAAGCAGACG ACATGGATGTACCTTGCCGTCCCCGTGTTGCTGTacgccggcgagcggcttcttcggGCGCTGAGGTCGCACGGACTCACCACCGTGAGGATCGAGAAGGTGGCGGTGTATCCTGGGAATGTGATAGCCATCCACATGAGTAAGCCCCACGGCTTCAGGTACAGGAGCGGCCAGTACATCTACGTCAACTGCGGCGAGGTCTCGCCGTTCGAGTG GCACCCATTCACCATCACCTCCGCTCCCGGCGACGACTACCTCAGCATGCACATCCGGTGCCGGGGCGACTGGACGAGCAGATTCAGAGCCATTTTCTCCCAG ATATGCAGGCCACCGTCGGCAGGGCAGAGCGGCCTCCTGAGAGCCGACTTCACGTCCATGGTGGAGCACAACGCCAACGCCAA GTTCCCGAGGCTGCTGATCGACGGGCCCTACGGCGCGCCGGCGCAGGACTACCGCAAGTACGACGTGCTCCTCCTGATCGGCCTCGGCATCGGCGCCACGCCGCTCATCAGCATCGTCAAGGACGTGCTCAACAACGTCCACCGGCAGGACGGCGACGAGGGGTTCATGACGAAGCGGGTCTACTTCTACTGGTGCACGCGGGAGGAGGGCTCCTTCGAGTGGTTCCGCGGCGTGATGAACGAGGTGGCGGAGCGCGATGCCGCCGGCGAGGAGTCCGTGGTGGAGCTGCACAACCACTGCACCAGCGTGTACGAGGAAGGCGACGCGCGGTCGGCCATGGTGGTGATGCTGCAGGCGCTCCACCACGCCAAGAGCGGCGTGGACGTGGTGTCCGGGACGCGCGTCCGCACGCACTTCGCCAGGCCCTGCTGGCGCGACGTCTTCAAGCGCGTCGCCTGCGACCACCAGGGGCAGCGCGTCGGGGTCTTCTACTGCGGCGACCAGAAGCTCACGCCGGAGCTCAGGCGGCTGTCGCAGGACTTCTCGCACCGGACCACCACCAAGTTCGTCTTCCACAAGGAGAACTTCTGA
- the LOC123119806 gene encoding GPI ethanolamine phosphate transferase 3, translated as MAAPASRRRGSSWGRSWPLLFVAILALHSLAIYLFTRGFLLTRTELDLHSHRDDRTGVSPGCSSWPQPAVDRLVIVVLDALRFDFVAPSTFFEEKQPWMDKLQVLQKLAADEKNSARIFKALADPPTTSLQRLKALTTGGLPTFIDVGNSFGAPAIVEDNIMHQLVKSGKRVVMMGDDTWIQLYPEHFNKSFPYPSFNVKDLDTVDNGVIDHLLPSLHENDWDVLIAHFLGVDHAGHIFGVDSTPMIQKLEQYNQILEDVIDTLKSLSTPGGPNENTLLLVMGDHGQTLNGDHGGGTAEEVETSLFAWSPKTPPDAVLSVLGENSCNFDLHGKEVCVSTMQQLDFAVTVSALLGIPFPFGSIGRVNPELYALSAGTWDNQRTGINACTPQDDLVAWKMRYAEVLCVNSWQVKRYIDQYSGSSIIGFSAEYLHHVEELYSKAQANWSEVLKPTCPSETAKGEEFKESASSALQLQIDAYSSFLESFAKLARSAWTEFDLWLMGTGLLLMILSVITQAYILVRLNAVCQPSDQECPSSRIIPKLSFAFTLVTIRAASLLSNSYILAEGRVTNFLLATSCIAGVWSSATNGNSTIEEFIFLLLNIFARFGIELGMSKQIAGPTATKDHPVSIICDIFGSSFCNVSMDIFPIISLAMVTCIVLKLIAYAVHQRFLKYFIICGTILSYAFIANYWASESTLLSHTKAVQEIGRSLAPRFVYAIGGLSLVISVLWRLFAPVDSLKFNKRITSLSAAMLCSWSPTILMLLGRQGAFVALICITGAWCIIMLQQKYQKDSKLDITGSCVANPVSVTQWSLLAVCLFYLTGHWCTFDGLRYGAAFIGFDNFHIIRQGFLLSIDTFGVSHILPVLSLPFVAIHCYNTASKKSKVKDVTINILIQVHLMYGLITAITTTVTIVCVTIQRRHLMVWGLFAPKYVFDAIGLLLTDLLICLASFYYS; from the exons ATGGCGGcgccggcgagccgccgccgcgGGTCCTCCTGGGGCCGCTCGTGGCCGCTGCTCTTCGTCGCCATCCTCGCCCTCCACTCGCTGGCCATCTACCTCTTCACGCGCGGCTTCCTCCTCACCCGCACCGAGCTCGACCTCCACAGCCACCGGGACGACCGCACCGGCGTCTCCCCCGGGTGCTCCTCCTGGCCCCAGCCAGCCGTAGACCGCCTCGTCATCGTCGTCCTCGACGCCCTCAG GTTCGATTTCGTGGCACCGAGTACATTCTTTGAAG AGAAGCAGCCATGGATGGACAAGCTGCAGGTCCTGCAGAAGCTGGCTGCTGATGAGAAGAACTCTGCTAGGATCTTCAAAGCTCTGGCTGACCCACCGACCACCAGCCTTCAACGTCTTAAG GCTCTCACGACGGGTGGTCTCCCTACCTTTATTGATGTCGGCAATAGCTTTGGAGCTCCAGCAATAGTGGAAGACAATATAATGCATCAG CTGGTCAAAAGTGGAAAGAGGGTAGTCATGATGGGAGATGATACATGGATACAGTTATACCCAGAGCACTTCAACAAGTCATTTCCATACCCTTCTTTTAATGTTAAAGATCTCGACACG GTAGACAATGGTGTTATTGATCACTTGCTTCCTTCACTGCACGAAAATGACTGGGACGTTCTTATTGCACATTTCCTTGGTGTG GACCATGCAGGGCATATATTCGGTGTTGACTCTACCCCAATGATCCAGAAGTTGGAGCAATACAATCAAATCCTAGAG GATGTAATTGACACATTGAAAAGCCTATCAACACCTGGTGGTCCCAATGAAAATACTTTACTCCTTGTAATGGGTGATCATGGCCAAACCCTAAATGGTGACCATGGAGGAGGAACTGCTGAAGAG GTTGAAACATCTCTGTTTGCATGGAGTCCAAAGACACCACCCGATGCTGTCTTATCTGTTCTTGGTGAAAATTCATGCAATTTTGATCTG CATGGGAAAGAAGTGTGCGTCAGCACTATGCAGCAG CTTGATTTTGCAGTAACTGTATCAGCACTACTCGGTATACCTTTTCCTTTTGGAAG CATTGGACGTGTAAACCCAGAATTGTATGCTTTGAGTGCTGGGACATGGGATAATCAAAGGACGGGTATCAATGCATGCACGCCACAGGATGACCTAGTAGCGTGGAAAATGAGATATGCTGAAGTCCTTTGTGTAAATAGTTGGCAG GTAAAGAGATACATTGATCAATATTCTGGTAGTTCTATCATTGGATTTTCAGCTGAATACCTGCACCATGTTGAGGAGCTGTATTCAAAAGCTCAGGCGAACTGGTCAGAGGTTTTGAAGCCTACATGCCCATCGGAAACAGCTAAAGGAGAAGAATTTAAGGAGAGCGCAAGTTCTGCTCTGCAGTTGCAAATCGATGCATACTCTAGTTTCTTGGAAAGCTTTGCAAAGCTTGCTCGCTCTGCTTGGACGGAGTTTGATTTATGGTTGATGGGCACTGGTCTTTTACTTATGATACTGTCAGTTATCACTCAGGCATACATACTTGTGAGGCTGAATGCTGTATGTCAACCATCAGATCAGGAATGTCCTAGTTCAAGGATCATCCCCAAATTATCCTTTGCTTTTACATTGGTCACGATTCGAGCAGCGAGTTTACTATCCAACAGTTATATAT TGGCAGAAGGTAGAGTTACAAACTTTCTTTTGGCCACGAGTTGCATTGCCGGTGTGTGGAGCTCGGCCACAAACGGGAACTCCACCATAGAA GAGTTTATTTTCCTTCTTCTAAATATTTTTGCACGATTTGGAATTGAGCTTGGGATGTCAAAACAAATTGCTGGGCCAACTGCTACAAAGGACCACCCAGTGAGCATCATTTGTGACATTTTCGGTTCCAGTTTTTGCAATGTCTCCATGGATATATTCCCCATCATATCTCTTGCCATGGTGACCTGCATTGTATTAAAGCTCATCGCCTATGCGGTCCATCAGAGGTTCTTGAAGTACTTTATTATCTGTGGAACCATCTTGAGCTATGCATTTATAGCAAATTATTGGGCTTCTGAAAGTACTTTACTGTCTCATACTAAAGCTGTTCAAGAAATTGGAAGAAGTTTGGCTCCTCGCTTTGTTTATGCTATTGGAGGTTTGTCATTGGTAATATCTGTACTTTGGCGATTGTTTGCCCCAGTTGATTCTTTGAAGTTCAACAAAAGGATAACTAGTTTATCAGCTGCCATGCTGTGTTCATGGAGCCCAACTATCTTGATGTTGTTGGGAAGGCAAGGTGCTTTTGTAGCGTTAATTTGCATCACTGGAG CTTGGTGCATAATAATGTTACAGCAGAAATATCAGAAAGACTCGAAACTTGACATAACAGGGAGTTGTGTTGCTAACCCTGTATCAGTAACACAATGGAGCCTTCTTGCAGTTTGTCTATTTTATCTGACTGGTCACTG GTGTACCTTTGATGGCCTCCGCTATGGTGCTGCATTCATTGG GTTTGACAATTTTCATATCATTCGTCAAGGGTTTCTTCTTTCTATTGATACCTTTGGTGTTTCTCACATCCTGCCAGTTCTTAGTCTTCCATTTGTTGCCATCCACTGTTATAATACTGCATCGAAGAAAAGCAAGGTGAAGGATGTCACCATCAATATTCTAATACAG GTCCATTTGATGTATGGTCTAATTACAGCTATCACTACGACAGTTACAATCGTATGTGTCACGATTCAAAGGCGTCACTTGATG GTGTGGGGTTTGTTTGCACCAAAATATGTATTTGACGCGATTGGGCTTCTCCTAACAGACTTGCTAATTTGTCTCGCTTCTTTCTACTACAGCTGA